In one window of Deltaproteobacteria bacterium DNA:
- a CDS encoding TetR/AcrR family transcriptional regulator: MKKFDDIRNEEKLARKDHLAQIAQDIMQKRGIEAVTVRSVATAAGLSPGAVYLYFRTKEEIFVYLLIRRLSGLCEDVSAAMEISESKEAIRAMAGSYREYYLAFGQYIDVFRYLALGDKTMEAVSPEMAMEVKVALARVLGKLEDFLKRPEMARALRGLPPSRGVAVLWCAITGLGQVTLSPARGREGGFDFDCVLSDIMEIFFD; this comes from the coding sequence ATGAAAAAGTTCGACGACATAAGAAACGAGGAAAAACTGGCCAGAAAGGACCATCTGGCCCAAATCGCCCAGGACATAATGCAGAAAAGGGGCATAGAGGCGGTTACGGTGCGCAGCGTGGCCACGGCGGCGGGGCTCTCACCCGGCGCGGTGTACCTGTATTTCAGGACCAAGGAGGAGATTTTCGTATATCTTCTGATAAGGCGGCTTTCCGGGCTGTGCGAGGACGTGTCCGCCGCCATGGAAATAAGCGAATCGAAGGAGGCCATACGGGCCATGGCCGGGAGCTACCGGGAATATTATCTCGCCTTCGGCCAGTACATCGACGTGTTCCGCTACCTTGCCCTTGGGGACAAGACCATGGAGGCGGTGTCCCCGGAAATGGCCATGGAGGTTAAGGTGGCCCTGGCGCGGGTTCTGGGAAAGCTCGAAGACTTTCTCAAACGCCCGGAAATGGCCAGGGCCTTGCGCGGCCTTCCGCCCTCACGCGGAGTGGCGGTTTTATGGTGCGCCATAACGGGCTTAGGCCAGGTGACCCTGAGCCCGGCGCGAGGACGCGAGGGCGGCTTCGACTTCGACTGCGTACTCTCGGACATCATGGAAATCTTTTTCGATTGA
- a CDS encoding acyl-CoA/acyl-ACP dehydrogenase produces the protein MSLFDMDVIGSQETKAMLKEVARFAAKIMRPAGIELDSLDGVADIFKKESVFWEVWKGYRKLDLHLNGIPEALGGMGEPDWLASILLAERLGAADIGLALSLNASDAAFKCMALFKTPAADKLAGAYCADRDCAMIGALSATCGLDDPDAETGITAEQKGAGWVLNGGEPKVTNGAIATHAVFAVTVREQDGQDGRGFCVVPLGEKGVTVGPSRKRPGQRTLNQAGIRLKDVKIPKGLCAVMGQKEMEEARRKRASGEIRFVSAVYTGAAMGAWEEAAKYAKGRIQGGQPIYFHKNIQLQFFNMLKNLEAARASIRRTAMYQANSASPAPAVFGAAAKCLAAETATLVASEAIQIFGGYGLTKEFPAEKIWRDARIGMIEHGINEDLALHAMAAL, from the coding sequence ATGTCCCTTTTCGATATGGACGTGATCGGAAGTCAGGAAACAAAGGCCATGCTGAAGGAGGTTGCGAGGTTCGCGGCGAAGATCATGCGGCCCGCCGGAATCGAGCTGGACAGCCTGGACGGTGTGGCGGACATCTTTAAAAAGGAGTCGGTTTTCTGGGAGGTCTGGAAGGGCTACAGAAAGCTCGATCTGCACTTGAACGGAATCCCCGAAGCCCTTGGCGGAATGGGGGAGCCTGACTGGCTGGCATCGATTCTTCTGGCCGAGCGCCTTGGAGCCGCCGACATCGGACTTGCCCTCTCGCTCAACGCCAGCGACGCCGCGTTTAAGTGCATGGCCCTTTTCAAGACTCCGGCTGCTGACAAGCTGGCGGGCGCGTACTGCGCCGACCGCGACTGCGCCATGATCGGGGCTCTTTCCGCCACATGCGGCCTTGACGACCCGGACGCGGAAACGGGAATAACGGCGGAGCAAAAGGGCGCGGGCTGGGTGCTTAATGGCGGGGAGCCCAAGGTCACCAACGGCGCAATAGCCACCCACGCGGTTTTCGCGGTGACGGTGAGGGAACAGGACGGCCAGGATGGAAGGGGCTTCTGCGTTGTTCCCCTTGGCGAAAAAGGCGTGACGGTGGGGCCTTCGCGGAAAAGGCCGGGCCAGCGGACCCTGAATCAGGCGGGAATAAGACTCAAAGACGTGAAAATCCCCAAGGGCCTTTGCGCCGTAATGGGCCAAAAGGAGATGGAAGAGGCGAGGCGGAAACGGGCAAGCGGGGAAATCCGATTCGTTTCAGCGGTCTACACCGGGGCCGCAATGGGAGCGTGGGAAGAAGCCGCCAAATACGCCAAGGGCCGCATTCAGGGAGGCCAGCCCATCTACTTTCACAAGAACATCCAGCTCCAGTTCTTCAACATGCTGAAAAACCTGGAAGCCGCAAGGGCCTCAATAAGGCGCACTGCAATGTATCAGGCCAATTCGGCCTCCCCGGCTCCTGCCGTGTTCGGGGCCGCCGCAAAGTGCCTGGCCGCTGAAACCGCAACACTCGTGGCAAGCGAGGCCATCCAGATTTTCGGCGGCTACGGGCTCACCAAGGAGTTCCCGGCGGAAAAAATCTGGCGCGACGCCCGAATCGGCATGATCGAGCACGGGATCAATGAGGATTTGGCGCTTCACGCAATGGCAGCCTTGTAG
- a CDS encoding acyl-CoA/acyl-ACP dehydrogenase, whose product MATLELDSKITGRLKALQESAAEFGRDVVRPAGIALDRLRDPKDVIAKNSVLWDVFRGFRERGLHKAMIPAAYGGTMGDLPPLAVPLVNEQMGYADGGLAVSLLVSGMPFALSILSADKGVRNWSQEYVRDKKSEMIGCWAITEPDHGTDWVMGTSREGCNPKLAPGLTAVLKGDEYIVNGWKSAWVSNGTIATHAVLHVGLDSSLGVHGSGIALCPLDLPGVSRGAALNKVGQRALNQGEIIFDNVAVHKKYMLISVPGFFGANLLGHAILGLANSSMGATFASQAQASFDLALNHARNTQRNGEFLYERKDIKIKLFRMFAKVEAARLLARKVANHFFSMLSGFPVGTSLSSKATFWALGNAINGYLCAYEKSEAVRKFSMSLTNPDRHNALMEWGKYGVLSKITATETACSVADDAMQIFGEEALNPDCPIEKMLRDARASTIEDGVNDALAMASCEGL is encoded by the coding sequence TTGGCCACCCTTGAGCTTGACTCCAAGATAACGGGAAGACTGAAAGCCTTGCAGGAAAGCGCCGCCGAGTTCGGACGCGACGTGGTGCGCCCGGCTGGCATAGCCTTGGACCGCCTGCGGGACCCCAAGGACGTGATAGCTAAAAACTCGGTGTTGTGGGACGTTTTCCGGGGCTTTCGGGAGCGCGGACTTCATAAGGCCATGATTCCTGCGGCCTACGGCGGAACCATGGGCGACCTACCCCCGCTGGCCGTGCCCCTGGTGAACGAGCAGATGGGCTACGCCGACGGCGGCCTTGCGGTGAGCCTGCTTGTCTCCGGCATGCCCTTTGCCCTGTCCATCTTATCGGCGGATAAAGGCGTGCGCAACTGGAGCCAGGAATACGTTCGGGACAAAAAAAGCGAGATGATCGGCTGCTGGGCCATCACGGAACCCGACCACGGCACGGACTGGGTGATGGGAACAAGCCGGGAGGGATGCAACCCCAAGCTCGCTCCCGGACTCACGGCGGTTCTGAAAGGCGACGAATACATAGTGAACGGCTGGAAAAGCGCCTGGGTCAGTAACGGCACCATCGCCACCCACGCTGTTCTGCATGTGGGCCTGGATTCCAGCCTTGGGGTCCACGGAAGCGGCATCGCCCTCTGCCCACTGGACCTTCCGGGAGTCAGCCGGGGCGCGGCCCTGAACAAGGTGGGCCAGCGCGCCCTCAACCAGGGCGAAATCATCTTCGACAACGTAGCGGTCCACAAAAAGTACATGCTGATCTCGGTCCCCGGCTTTTTCGGGGCCAACCTTTTGGGTCACGCCATCCTTGGGCTTGCCAACTCCAGCATGGGGGCCACCTTCGCAAGCCAGGCCCAGGCGTCCTTTGATCTGGCCCTCAATCATGCACGCAACACCCAGCGAAACGGCGAGTTTTTGTACGAGAGAAAGGACATCAAGATCAAGCTCTTCCGCATGTTCGCAAAAGTGGAGGCGGCGCGCCTTCTGGCCCGCAAGGTGGCCAACCACTTCTTCTCGATGCTTTCGGGTTTTCCCGTGGGGACGAGCCTTTCCAGCAAGGCCACCTTCTGGGCCCTTGGCAACGCCATCAACGGATACCTGTGCGCCTACGAAAAAAGCGAGGCGGTTCGCAAATTCTCCATGTCCCTCACCAACCCGGACAGGCACAACGCCCTCATGGAGTGGGGCAAATACGGGGTCCTGTCCAAGATCACAGCCACCGAGACAGCCTGCTCCGTGGCTGACGACGCCATGCAGATATTCGGCGAGGAGGCCCTCAATCCGGACTGCCCCATCGAGAAGATGCTCCGGGACGCCAGGGCCTCCACCATAGAAGATGGGGTGAACGATGCGCTGGCCATGGCCTCCTGCGAGGGCCTTTGA
- a CDS encoding NADH:flavin oxidoreductase yields the protein MSGESRLLFSPLSIGKLSVPARLFKTATSETRASVDGFVTDELLAFYEPIAKAGTPLIITGNLYVTNEGKSTYRMCGADHDDKIPGLARWAELVHSYGGALFGQINHCGRQVMARAMGLSSAVSASDVREKVMGTKPRPLTVPEIRETVKAYAKSAEICQKAGFDGVQLHAGHGYLVNQFLTPYTNRRTDEYGGTFFKRLRFLLEVYWAVRERCGADYPVILKLNGEDALPGRRGLTNRELVDVARILESEGLDAVEITVGHYESGFPMIRGTFDEFFKGLMTEGIGDQLPWFQRTGVKAAGPLMAAGFNFLWSPREGFNTAHAARFKKALKIPVICVGGFISGEKMEESIKAGRCDAVSSARAMIADPELFRHVKDGVKGPQCDWCNACIARAGRLPVDCYNKKVKPEQE from the coding sequence ATGTCCGGCGAGTCCCGCCTTCTTTTTTCGCCGCTCTCAATTGGAAAACTTTCGGTCCCGGCGCGCCTTTTCAAAACCGCCACATCTGAAACCAGGGCCTCGGTGGACGGCTTTGTCACCGACGAGCTTCTGGCCTTTTACGAGCCGATCGCAAAAGCGGGAACGCCCCTCATAATCACCGGAAACCTCTACGTGACGAACGAGGGCAAGTCCACTTACCGCATGTGCGGGGCCGACCACGACGACAAGATTCCGGGCCTCGCCCGCTGGGCGGAGTTGGTTCACTCCTACGGCGGCGCGCTTTTCGGCCAGATAAACCACTGCGGCAGGCAGGTCATGGCGCGCGCCATGGGCCTATCAAGCGCCGTGTCCGCCTCGGACGTGCGGGAAAAGGTGATGGGCACCAAGCCCAGGCCCCTCACGGTTCCCGAAATCCGCGAAACGGTGAAGGCCTATGCGAAAAGCGCCGAAATCTGCCAAAAGGCCGGATTCGACGGGGTGCAGCTCCACGCGGGGCACGGGTATCTGGTCAACCAGTTCCTGACCCCCTACACCAACCGGCGAACGGACGAGTACGGCGGCACCTTTTTCAAGCGCCTTCGCTTTTTGCTGGAGGTCTACTGGGCCGTGCGGGAGCGCTGCGGGGCGGATTATCCGGTGATTTTGAAGCTGAACGGCGAGGACGCCCTTCCGGGAAGGCGCGGCCTTACCAACAGGGAGCTTGTGGACGTGGCGAGAATCCTCGAAAGCGAGGGCCTGGACGCGGTGGAAATCACCGTGGGCCACTACGAGAGCGGCTTTCCCATGATTCGGGGAACCTTTGACGAGTTCTTCAAGGGGCTCATGACCGAGGGCATAGGCGACCAGCTTCCCTGGTTCCAGCGCACCGGGGTAAAGGCCGCAGGCCCGCTGATGGCCGCCGGGTTCAACTTCCTTTGGTCGCCAAGGGAGGGCTTTAACACGGCGCACGCGGCGCGTTTCAAGAAGGCCCTAAAAATTCCGGTGATCTGCGTGGGGGGCTTCATTTCGGGCGAGAAAATGGAGGAGTCGATAAAAGCGGGCCGGTGCGACGCCGTGTCGTCAGCACGGGCCATGATCGCCGACCCCGAACTTTTCCGGCACGTGAAAGATGGCGTTAAAGGCCCCCAATGCGACTGGTGCAACGCCTGCATCGCAAGAGCCGGGAGGCTTCCGGTTGATTGCTACAATAAAAAGGTGAAGCCGGAACAGGAATAA
- the lsrF gene encoding 3-hydroxy-5-phosphonooxypentane-2,4-dione thiolase, producing the protein MDWGMSNRMSRLFREDGNCMFLPIDHGYFQGPTRKLERPGDTIAPLTQWADGLFVTRGVLRNAIDPALKVPIILRVSGGSSVIGHDLADEDIFTSIEEVIRVNASAVGVSVFVGTDYERQSLMNLAKLVSECERYGIPVMAVTAVGKELEKRDSRYLGLCCRIAAELGARVVKTYWCENFEKVSYGCPVPVIMAGGPKVEDQGVFNFVHDGMTKGAKGVNLGRNIWQHEHPVAMMKALFAIVHEKATPADAMKIFKAETQGGAPKKTKKK; encoded by the coding sequence ATGGATTGGGGTATGAGTAACAGAATGTCCCGGCTTTTCCGGGAAGACGGCAACTGCATGTTTTTACCCATTGACCACGGATATTTCCAGGGACCCACGAGAAAGCTGGAGCGGCCAGGCGACACCATAGCGCCCCTCACCCAGTGGGCGGACGGGCTTTTCGTCACGCGCGGCGTTTTACGCAACGCCATCGATCCCGCGCTTAAAGTGCCCATAATCCTGCGGGTTTCGGGCGGAAGCTCGGTTATCGGCCACGACCTTGCGGACGAGGACATCTTCACCAGCATCGAGGAGGTGATCCGCGTGAACGCCTCGGCTGTGGGCGTTTCCGTCTTCGTGGGCACCGATTACGAGCGCCAGAGCCTTATGAACCTTGCGAAACTGGTGAGCGAGTGCGAGCGCTACGGAATCCCGGTCATGGCGGTGACGGCGGTGGGCAAGGAGCTTGAAAAGCGCGACTCCCGCTACCTGGGCCTGTGCTGCCGCATTGCAGCCGAGCTTGGGGCGCGGGTGGTGAAAACCTACTGGTGCGAGAATTTCGAGAAGGTGTCCTACGGCTGCCCGGTTCCGGTCATCATGGCTGGCGGGCCCAAGGTGGAAGACCAGGGCGTCTTCAATTTCGTGCACGACGGCATGACCAAGGGAGCCAAGGGCGTCAACCTTGGCCGCAACATCTGGCAGCACGAGCACCCCGTGGCCATGATGAAGGCCCTTTTCGCCATCGTCCACGAAAAGGCGACTCCGGCGGACGCCATGAAGATATTCAAGGCCGAAACCCAGGGCGGCGCTCCGAAAAAGACGAAGAAAAAGTAG
- a CDS encoding transcriptional repressor, whose translation MEPDAETFNARLEMFRNGLRKAGIKLTHQRLEVFREVAKSIDHPDAETVFKAVRERVPVISLDTVYRTLWLLVDLKLIDTLNHPHERIRFDANTAAHHHFVCDKCSMTRDFYSRELDGLKIPDSVKALGTIEKTRVEVIGICANCEKTNKKP comes from the coding sequence ATGGAGCCTGATGCGGAAACATTCAATGCACGCCTTGAAATGTTCAGAAACGGACTTCGGAAGGCCGGAATCAAGCTCACTCATCAGCGCCTGGAAGTTTTCCGGGAAGTGGCCAAATCCATCGACCACCCGGACGCGGAAACGGTCTTCAAGGCCGTAAGGGAGCGGGTTCCCGTAATCAGCCTGGATACGGTCTACCGCACGCTGTGGCTTCTCGTTGACTTGAAGCTGATAGACACCCTGAACCATCCTCATGAAAGGATACGCTTCGACGCCAACACGGCGGCCCATCATCATTTCGTATGCGACAAATGCAGCATGACGCGGGATTTCTACAGCCGGGAGCTTGACGGCCTCAAAATCCCGGACTCGGTTAAGGCCCTTGGAACAATTGAAAAAACCCGGGTTGAAGTAATCGGGATTTGCGCCAATTGCGAAAAGACAAACAAAAAACCCTAA
- a CDS encoding catalase → MKKKLTTNAGAPVLDNQNVLTAGPRGPMLLQDVWFLEKLASFDREVIPERRMHAKGSGAYGHFTVTHDITRYTRAKIFSEIGKKTECFLRFSTVAGERGAADAERDIRGFAMKFYTEEGNWDLVGNNTPVFFLRDPLKFPDLNHAIKRDPRTNMRSAKNNWDFWTSLTEALHQVTIVMSDRGIPATYRHMHGFGSHTFSMINAANERYWVKFHLKTQQGIKNLTDEEAEALVGKDRESHQRDLYESIEKGDFPRWTFHIQVMPEKDAATRPYNPFDLTKVWPHGDYPLIEVGVLELNRNPENYFAEVEQAAFNPANIVPGIGFSPDKMLQGRLFSYGDAQRYRLGVNHHLIPVNKARCPFHSYHRDGAMRVDGNHGSTLGYEPNSYGEWREQPDFSEPPLSLEGAADHWNHRVDDDYYSQPGKLFRLMSKSQQKVLFENTARALGDAPKEIKVRHIGNCHKADPAYGIGVANALGISMDEVPK, encoded by the coding sequence ATGAAGAAAAAGCTCACCACCAACGCAGGCGCTCCCGTACTGGACAACCAGAATGTTTTGACAGCCGGGCCGCGCGGCCCCATGCTCCTTCAGGACGTGTGGTTCCTGGAAAAGCTCGCCAGCTTTGACCGGGAGGTGATCCCGGAAAGAAGAATGCACGCCAAGGGTTCGGGCGCGTATGGGCATTTCACGGTAACCCACGACATCACCCGCTACACCAGGGCGAAAATCTTTTCTGAAATCGGCAAGAAAACCGAGTGCTTCCTGCGCTTTTCCACGGTGGCGGGCGAGCGGGGCGCGGCTGACGCGGAGCGCGACATCCGGGGTTTCGCCATGAAGTTTTACACCGAAGAGGGCAACTGGGACCTCGTTGGCAACAACACGCCGGTCTTTTTTCTGCGCGACCCGTTAAAATTCCCCGACCTCAATCACGCCATCAAGCGCGACCCGCGCACCAACATGAGAAGCGCCAAAAACAATTGGGATTTCTGGACATCGCTTACCGAAGCCCTGCACCAGGTCACCATCGTGATGAGCGACCGTGGAATTCCCGCCACCTACCGGCACATGCACGGCTTCGGAAGCCACACCTTCAGCATGATAAACGCCGCAAACGAAAGATACTGGGTCAAGTTCCACCTGAAAACCCAGCAGGGGATAAAAAACCTGACCGACGAGGAAGCAGAGGCCCTTGTGGGCAAAGACCGCGAAAGCCACCAGCGCGACCTTTACGAGAGCATCGAAAAGGGCGATTTTCCCCGCTGGACCTTCCACATCCAGGTCATGCCCGAAAAGGACGCCGCCACCCGCCCCTACAATCCCTTCGACCTCACCAAGGTGTGGCCCCACGGGGATTACCCCCTGATCGAGGTGGGAGTTCTGGAGCTTAACCGCAACCCTGAAAACTACTTCGCGGAAGTGGAGCAGGCGGCCTTCAACCCGGCCAACATCGTTCCGGGCATAGGCTTTTCGCCGGACAAAATGCTCCAGGGAAGGCTTTTTTCCTACGGCGACGCCCAGCGCTACCGCCTGGGCGTCAACCATCATCTTATCCCCGTCAACAAGGCCCGCTGCCCGTTTCACAGCTACCACCGGGACGGGGCCATGAGGGTGGACGGCAACCACGGATCAACCCTTGGCTACGAGCCCAACAGCTACGGCGAATGGCGGGAGCAGCCGGATTTCTCCGAGCCGCCCCTTTCCTTGGAAGGGGCCGCCGACCACTGGAACCACCGGGTGGACGACGACTACTATTCCCAGCCCGGAAAGCTCTTCCGGCTCATGAGCAAATCTCAGCAAAAGGTGCTGTTCGAGAACACCGCCCGCGCCCTTGGCGACGCGCCCAAGGAGATAAAGGTGCGCCATATCGGAAACTGCCATAAGGCCGACCCGGCCTATGGAATCGGGGTCGCCAACGCCCTTGGCATAAGCATGGACGAGGTCCCGAAATAG
- a CDS encoding adenine phosphoribosyltransferase: MDLTKVIRTVPNWPIEGVMFRDITTILQDPVAFRVAIDLFYARYKDTALDKIAGIDARGFIFGSALAYRMGVGFVPVRKKGKLPFTTISASYSLEYGKDTVEMHSDAISSGEKVLIVDDLIATGGTISAAVQLVQQLGGNILECAFVVELPDLKGRERIPDQKVFSLCSFEGD; encoded by the coding sequence ATGGACTTGACCAAGGTTATAAGAACGGTGCCCAACTGGCCCATAGAGGGCGTCATGTTCCGGGACATAACCACCATTTTGCAGGACCCCGTTGCCTTTCGGGTGGCAATCGACCTTTTCTACGCCCGCTACAAGGACACCGCCCTCGATAAAATCGCGGGCATCGACGCGCGCGGCTTCATATTCGGCTCGGCCCTGGCCTATCGCATGGGGGTGGGTTTCGTTCCTGTCCGCAAAAAGGGCAAACTCCCCTTTACCACCATAAGCGCCAGTTATTCCCTGGAATACGGCAAGGACACCGTGGAAATGCACTCGGACGCCATCAGCTCCGGCGAAAAAGTCCTGATCGTGGACGATCTCATCGCCACCGGCGGCACCATCTCCGCAGCGGTTCAGCTTGTTCAGCAACTGGGCGGCAACATTCTGGAATGCGCCTTCGTGGTGGAGCTTCCCGACTTGAAGGGCCGTGAGCGCATCCCGGACCAGAAGGTGTTCTCACTGTGCTCCTTTGAGGGCGATTAA
- a CDS encoding SDR family oxidoreductase, translated as MKLDSGKIVLVTGAASGIGRAFALAAAKKGAKLVITDINEKGLADTAERIAKQGGTVLLIRAVNVGDFEAVSALAEEVHTGFGPVDVLANVAGVATFAQVEDMAHKDWKRVIDVNLWGVVHFIEAFSQQMIRAGSGHIINVSSLAGLMGVPWHGVYSATKFAVNGLSEVLRLDFEKHGISVTLVCPGAVNTGLVESVEIFAKGVETGRLRDRFRKIAISPEKVADQMISAVEKRKFLVMTSIDVKIAWFVKRHFPWIHYMAMRLVSKLMDKNLGKRK; from the coding sequence ATGAAGCTTGATTCCGGGAAAATCGTCCTGGTGACCGGGGCCGCAAGCGGCATAGGTCGGGCCTTTGCGCTCGCCGCCGCGAAAAAGGGCGCGAAGCTGGTGATAACGGACATCAATGAAAAGGGCCTGGCCGACACTGCGGAGCGCATAGCCAAACAGGGCGGAACAGTGCTTTTGATCAGGGCCGTAAACGTCGGCGACTTCGAGGCCGTATCGGCCCTGGCGGAGGAAGTCCACACGGGTTTCGGTCCGGTGGACGTTCTGGCCAACGTGGCGGGCGTGGCCACCTTCGCCCAGGTGGAGGACATGGCCCACAAGGACTGGAAGCGGGTGATAGATGTCAACCTCTGGGGCGTTGTCCACTTCATCGAGGCATTTTCGCAGCAGATGATCCGGGCGGGCAGCGGGCACATAATAAACGTGTCGAGCCTTGCCGGCCTCATGGGTGTTCCCTGGCACGGGGTCTACTCGGCCACGAAATTCGCGGTTAACGGGCTTTCGGAGGTGCTGCGTCTGGATTTTGAAAAGCACGGGATTTCAGTCACCCTGGTCTGCCCCGGAGCCGTGAACACGGGCCTTGTGGAAAGCGTGGAGATTTTTGCCAAAGGGGTGGAAACGGGACGCTTGCGCGACAGGTTCCGCAAGATCGCGATTTCCCCTGAAAAGGTGGCGGATCAGATGATTTCCGCCGTCGAAAAGCGGAAATTTCTCGTGATGACCTCCATAGATGTCAAAATCGCGTGGTTCGTGAAGCGCCATTTCCCGTGGATTCACTACATGGCCATGCGTCTAGTAAGCAAACTCATGGACAAAAACCTCGGGAAAAGGAAATAG
- a CDS encoding ribose-phosphate pyrophosphokinase, with protein sequence MLNDLALFSGNATPVLAGKICQYLKLPLGQSMAQKFSDGETRVEIQENVRGKDVFVVQSTCPPTNDNLMELLLMLDGLKRSSAKRITAVIPYYGYARQDKKVTPRVPISARLVADMLIMAGAGRIITMDLHAGQIQGFFNVPVDNLFAAPVLISDMRTRFDNEKVVIVSPDAGGAERARAFAKRLDADLAMIDKRRSAPNQAQAMNVIGEVKGKTAVILDDMADTAGTLCEAARALTDRGATSVHAYVSHPVLSGPAVSRIRESSIASFVVTDTIPLGPEAEKLEKIRVLSIAPLVAEAIIRSHAGDSVSSLFV encoded by the coding sequence ATGCTTAACGACCTTGCATTATTTTCGGGAAACGCCACACCGGTTCTTGCCGGGAAAATCTGCCAGTACCTCAAACTTCCCCTTGGCCAGTCCATGGCCCAGAAGTTTTCCGACGGCGAAACCCGCGTGGAAATCCAGGAAAACGTGCGGGGAAAAGACGTGTTCGTGGTCCAGAGCACCTGCCCCCCCACCAACGACAACCTGATGGAACTGCTCCTCATGCTGGACGGGCTGAAACGCTCATCCGCCAAGAGGATCACCGCCGTCATCCCCTACTACGGCTACGCCCGCCAGGACAAGAAGGTGACCCCCAGGGTGCCCATAAGCGCAAGGCTCGTTGCGGACATGCTTATAATGGCGGGGGCCGGGCGCATAATCACCATGGACCTGCACGCGGGCCAGATTCAGGGCTTTTTCAACGTGCCGGTGGATAACCTTTTCGCGGCCCCGGTGCTGATCTCCGACATGCGCACCCGCTTTGACAACGAAAAGGTGGTGATAGTCTCGCCGGACGCGGGCGGAGCCGAGCGGGCCCGAGCCTTTGCCAAGCGCCTGGACGCGGACCTCGCCATGATCGACAAGCGCCGGAGCGCCCCCAACCAGGCCCAGGCCATGAACGTGATAGGCGAAGTGAAGGGCAAGACCGCCGTCATCCTGGACGATATGGCCGACACCGCCGGAACCCTTTGCGAAGCGGCCCGCGCCCTTACGGACCGGGGAGCCACAAGCGTACACGCCTATGTGTCCCACCCCGTGCTTTCGGGGCCTGCGGTTTCGAGGATCAGGGAGTCCAGCATCGCATCCTTTGTTGTTACCGATACCATCCCCCTTGGGCCGGAGGCGGAAAAACTCGAAAAAATCCGGGTGCTGTCCATCGCGCCCCTTGTTGCCGAGGCCATCATAAGAAGCCATGCGGGGGATTCGGTCAGCTCCTTATTTGTATGA
- a CDS encoding metallophosphoesterase, translating into MASKRLKYARFVVYSLCAASFALLYFHTYSLKIERITLSLPNFEGRFRAVLISDLHFKRENRLIKRLAQETAAAKPDFLFITGDNIDNLKKWPACRAWLGKLKKPTMSYFVPGNWEHWSGALDAGLLGDMEKLGYRVLFNRGEQLKIGTERIYIAGIDDVYYGEGDPGKALKNRPAGVPVILLSHTPRVMGWLRGKKVNAVLAGDTHGGQIRWPWQKRKPVTSINGRFEMGYYRVGDSDLYVTRGVGVSVFLFRLFCRPELTIIDFQGRGHKTAKALQ; encoded by the coding sequence ATGGCCTCAAAGCGGTTAAAATATGCAAGATTTGTGGTGTACTCCCTGTGTGCCGCCTCCTTCGCGCTTCTGTATTTCCACACCTATTCATTGAAAATTGAAAGGATAACTCTTTCCCTGCCAAATTTTGAGGGCCGGTTCCGGGCTGTCCTTATTTCGGACCTTCATTTCAAAAGGGAAAACCGCCTCATAAAAAGGCTGGCCCAGGAAACAGCGGCGGCGAAACCCGATTTCCTGTTTATTACCGGCGATAACATCGACAACCTGAAAAAATGGCCCGCCTGTAGAGCATGGCTCGGAAAACTAAAAAAGCCCACTATGAGCTATTTTGTTCCTGGTAATTGGGAGCACTGGTCAGGAGCACTTGACGCCGGGCTTTTGGGGGACATGGAAAAACTGGGATACAGGGTGCTTTTCAATCGCGGCGAACAGTTGAAAATCGGGACCGAAAGGATTTATATCGCTGGAATCGACGACGTGTATTACGGCGAGGGCGACCCCGGCAAGGCCCTAAAAAATAGGCCAGCCGGGGTTCCCGTCATCCTTTTGAGCCACACTCCGAGGGTCATGGGCTGGCTTCGGGGTAAAAAAGTCAACGCGGTCCTTGCCGGGGACACCCACGGGGGCCAGATACGTTGGCCCTGGCAAAAAAGGAAGCCCGTGACCTCCATCAACGGACGCTTCGAGATGGGATATTACCGTGTTGGCGACTCCGATCTCTATGTTACACGGGGCGTGGGGGTGTCTGTTTTTCTGTTCCGGCTTTTTTGCAGGCCGGAGCTGACCATTATAGATTTTCAGGGACGCGGCCATAAAACGGCAAAGGCCCTGCAATAA